The following are encoded in a window of Castanea sativa cultivar Marrone di Chiusa Pesio chromosome 9, ASM4071231v1 genomic DNA:
- the LOC142608571 gene encoding uncharacterized protein LOC142608571 → MEGESPDQESVGSGTKRSSVSSSSRTQSRKDFFNRFVDSKGLTSKLEDWFDSLFENPAANTPAFDVPFELIDLQKFDYALEGIAFQQLIRMPNAVYASTSDAVEATVYLAIEDFLHASVKGLWEAFWSQDEPMPFSVACLSNANLKFYQAEKAIANGKLGGLCATGIMLKNPRHPHGKWDHILELALLRPDIGSLAADSDRQPSLSVLGEALFYALRMLLARSLSRLNFSESSNTVFVLLVDSQYGGVVKVEGDVHKLECDANNVYECAAEWIKNHSKIAVSPIDRIWNKLGNANWGDIGALQVLFATFHCIVQFAGMPKHSIEDLAADHGSRLQTRRGERELEDTRVNGNGIFRYKKRTVSPEIVEVQEDSNNIQSEEMLKLEVGSVLWLEDSNWQKGYQINKALSTSEFSYYIASPVEDPGKSLFLYVGSHPSQLEPAWEDMNLWYQVQRQTKILTIMKQKGLSCKYLPQLSASGRIIHPGQCQRPSSGGNCDHPWCGTPILVTSPIGETVADMVSEGRFGTEEAIRCCHDCLSALSTAASAGIRHGDIRPENVICVRSSVRHPYFVLIGWGHAILEDRDRPAMNLHFSSTYALQEGKLCSASDAESLVYMLYYSSGGTFPDLDSVEGALQWRETSWSRRLIQQKLGDVSTVLKAFADYVDSLCGTPYPMDYEIWLRRLKRNIREEDCGKEIDTSG, encoded by the exons ATggaag GTGAATCCCCGGACCAGGAATCAGTAGGGTCTGGAACAAAAAGGTCTAGTGTATCATCTAGCAGTAGGACTCAGAGTCGCAAGGACTTCTTTAATAGATTTGTGGATAGTAAAGGCCTGACCTCAAAGCTTGAAGACTGGTTTGATTCATTATTTGAAAATCCGGCAGCAAATACACCTGCCTTTGATGTTCCTTTTGAGTTGATAGACCTTCAAAAATTTGATTATGCATTGGAAGGGATTGCATTTCAACAGCTGATTCGGATGCCCAATGCTGTTTATGCTTCCACTTCTGATGCTGTGGAAGCAACTGTTTATCTTGCTATTGAAGACTTTTTACATGCAAGTGTGAAGGGCTTGTGGGAGGCATTTTGGAGTCAGGATGAGCCTATGCCTTTCTCGGTTGCTTGTCTGTCCAATGCTAACTTGAAATTCTACCAGGCTGAGAAGGCAATTGCTAACGGAAAGCTTGGAGGCCTTTGTGCCACTGGTATAATGCTTAAAAATCCTAGACATCCCCATGGGAAGTGGGACCATATTCTTGAACTGGCTCTTCTGAGGCCTGATATTGGAAGCCTTGCTGCAGATAGCGACCGGCAGCCTTCTCTCTCTGTTCTAGGGGAGGCCCTTTTCTATGCTCTTCGTATGCTACTAGCAAGAAGTTTAAGCAGATTAAATTTCTCTGAGAGTTCAAACACTGTCTTTGTTCTTCTTGTTGACTCTCAATATGGAGGGGTTGTAAAAGTTGAAGGAGACGTACATAAGTTGGAATGTGATGCGAATAATGTTTATGAATGTGCTGCTGAATGGATAAAAAACCATTCTAAAATTGCAGTCTCTCCAATTGATAGGATATGGAACAAACTTGGAAATGCAAATTGGGGAGATATTGGTGCATTACAGGTACTCTTTGCAACCTTCCACTGTATCGTGCAGTTTGCTGGAATGCCCAAGCACTCCATTGAGGATTTAGCTGCTGATCATGGTTCTCGCCTTCAAACAAGAAGAGGGGAGAGGGAGTTGGAGGATACAAGAGTGAATGGAAATGGTATATTTCGGTACAAAAAGCGCACTGTTTCCCCTGAAATTGTTGAAGTTCAAGAAGATTCCAATAATATTCAGTCTGAAGAAATGTTGAAGTTAGAAGTAGGATCCGTATTATGGTTAGAGGATTCTAACTGGCAGAAGGGTTATCAGATTAACAAAGCCTTGAGTACCTCTGAATTCTCATATTACATTGCATCTCCTGTAGAAGACCCGGGAAAAAGTCTGTTTCTATATGTTGGTTCTCACCCTTCTCAGCTGGAACCAGCATGGGAAGATATGAATTTATGGTATCAAGTTCAGAGGCAGACAAAAATATTGACTATAATGAAACAGAAAGGTCTATCTTGCAAGTATCTGCCACAGTTGAGTGCATCTGGCAGGATTATTCACCCTGGTCAGTGTCAAAGACCCAGCTCAGGAGGAAACTGTGACCACCCTTGGTGTGGCACTCCAATTCTTGTGACCAGCCCAATTGGTGAAACAGTGGCTGACATGGTAAGTGAGGGTCGATTTGGAACAGAGGAGGCAATCAGGTGTTGTCATGATTGCTTATCTGCACTTTCGACTGCTGCTTCTGCTGGAATTCGGCATGGAGACATCAGGCCAGAGAATGTAATTTGCGTGAGGTCTAGCGTGAGACATCCTTATTTTGTTCTTATTGGTTGGGGACATGCTATTCTTGAAGACAGGGACCGCCCTGCCATGAATCTTCATTTCTCATCAACTTATGCTCTTCAGGAGGGAAAGCTTTGCTCAGCTTCAGATGCTGAGAGCCTGGTTTATATGCTTTATTATTCCTCTGGTGGGACTTTTCCTGATCTGGATTCAGTTGAGGGGGCACTGCAGTGGAGAGAGACATCTTGGTCGAGGAGGTTGATTCAGCAGAAGCTTGGTGATGTCTCAACTGTTTTGAAAGCATTTGCTGATTATGTGGACAGTCTGTGTGGAACGCCATATCCAATGGACTATGAGATATGGCTAAGAAGGTTAAAAAGAAACATTCGCGAGGAAGATTGTGGGAAGGAAATTGACACATCAGGCTAG
- the LOC142609075 gene encoding uncharacterized protein LOC142609075: MAEYEAYLTRLAMTLEMGVKHLRVIGDSNLVVCQTKGSFLLKEPNLAPYRAMAQKMEERFSTFEIEHTLRSENRFADALATLGSQIVFEGDSTRIEFNKRKESIIEILKENFQEEQCKKDWRNPIREVLMKEGEPAELKVPKDYALVKGELYHMMPGGVLSRCMGQEEAQRKLKEVHDKTCGSCGEINLYRRL, from the coding sequence ATGGCAGAATATGAAGCCTATCTAACCAGGTTAGCCATGACCCTTGAAATGGGGGTCAAACACTTGAGAGTAATAGGGGACTCGAACCTAGTGGTCTGCCAGACCAAAGGAAGTTTCTTGTTAAAGGAACCCAACCTAGCCCCTTACAGGGCAATGGCCCAAAAGATGGAGGAAAGGTTTTCGACCTTTGAAATAGAGCACACTCTGAGAAGCGAAAATCGGTTCGCAGATGCGCTGGCCACATTAGGCTCACAAATAGTATTCGAAGGGGATAGCACCAGGATAGAATTCAACAAAAGGAAAGAATCTATTATCGAAATATTGAAGGAAAATTTCCAGGAGGAACAGTGTAAAAAGGATTGGCGGAATCCCATAAGGGAGGTCTTGATGAAGGAAGGAGAGCCTGCAGAATTAAAGGTACCAAAAGATTATGCCCTGGTAAAAGGAGAATTATACCACATGATGCCAGGTGGGGTCTTGTCTAGATGTATGGGGCAAGAGGAGGCTCAGAGAAAGTTGAAGGAGGTACATGACAAGACTTGCGGATCCTGCGGAGAGATCAACCTTTACCGCAGACTCTAA